From the Kribbella sp. CA-293567 genome, the window GCGGCACCTGTCCGGTCCGCCGCCAGTGCGCCGAGCACGCGGCGGTCGTCGGCGAGATGTACGGCGTCTGGGGCGGCATCACCGAGGAAGAGCGTGAACCGGCCTTCCACGGCCGCCGCCACTAGCCGCGGGGCAACCTCGGAGCTGAGCTCCGGGCGGCGTGCAGGCTCCCTGCACGCCGTCCGCGGCCGAGGTCAGTCGAAGAGCTCGTCGAAGAAGGACTTCTTCTTCTTGCGTTGCGGGTACTGCTGGTAGCGGTCGCGATCGTTGTCGTAGCGGCGCTTGTCCTCGTACCGCCGGTCGTCGTAGCGCTTCTCCTCGTAGCGAGGCTGCTGCGGGGCCGGCGCGGGTGGCTGCTGGACCGGCTGCGGTCCGTTGTACGCGATCTCGGCGTCGACGAGCTTCTCCAGCTCACCGCGGTCGAGGAAGATGCCGCGGCACTCGGTGCACTGGTCGACGGTGACGCCGCTGCGCTCGTACGTTCTCATCGAGCCTCGGCACTTCGGGCAGGTCAGGGTCTCCATTGAGCCACTCTAGGCGACGAAAAGGCCGGAACGCGGGGACTTCAGCGACTTCTCGGAAAGGTCGCCCGGCCGGGCGTGGCCGGCCGGTGACGCCGGTCGATGAGAAGATGCGGAGGCATTTTCGGTTCCGGCTGGAGGAGAGCGATGGCTGAGCAGTCCGTGGGCTTGCTGGCCCGCCGCCGGGCTCGCGGTCTGTGGGTGCGCGGGGCCAAGCAGCTCGGCTTCGGACGCACCGGCGAACAGGGCGGTACGCCGGACAAGCCTGCCGCCCTGGAGAGCTTCACCCGCGCGCTGGAGCTGGACCCGGGGATGACGGACGCCTGGCTCGGCTTCCACGCGGCCGGCGGCGACCAGGCGACCGCGCTGGCCAAGCTGATCTCCGGGCTGGACCGGTTCGGGGAGGAGCGCGACGCC encodes:
- a CDS encoding TFIIB-type zinc ribbon-containing protein, with amino-acid sequence METLTCPKCRGSMRTYERSGVTVDQCTECRGIFLDRGELEKLVDAEIAYNGPQPVQQPPAPAPQQPRYEEKRYDDRRYEDKRRYDNDRDRYQQYPQRKKKKSFFDELFD